A region of the Electrophorus electricus isolate fEleEle1 chromosome 7, fEleEle1.pri, whole genome shotgun sequence genome:
AGGCCATCTCAAGTTTTTAAGGATATTTGTAATTTCGCttgttctgttttctgctgGCTCTGTATTCAGCAATGTTAAGTGCAAGTATATGAAGTAAAGACCAATTTTTGTCGGTTTATGTTGCAATTTTTTCATAGTGTGGCATGCCAGTTCCATAGAACAGACTATTGTGAGGCTGGAACGTGTCAGTGTTGAAtacacagcagaaaaacaaacttgaTTATTTAAGTGCCAAAACTTGAAAAAttcttaataaaaatatttaaaatgtaatcttaaTTCAGTGGAACTTCTTTAAAAAGACACTTTAGGGTGTCAAAATAATTGGCTGTTTCTTGCTTAGGCTTATATCTGTTCAAATATTGTCACTGCTctcaattattattcaaaattgtaaagTACACAGGGTTTCCAGATAAATAGAATGTTCCAGACAGAGGTGCTTCCTCAGATGTGTAAGAAAGTGCTTCTATATATcattttttatatgtgtgtttggtgtttataTAAGATTCCTACCTCACCCTTCTGTCTAGTGGTCATATCTTTTCCTAACTTTTAGgacttctaccagaggcctgggaatTTGAGGATGCAGACAGTACTTTCACCTCAAGTGCTCCTATCATTTTTGGGACAGTGCTATTGTTAGCTTCCAAAGTTTGTGTTCCCTTCTTCAAACAAATGTTCCTTTctctggatgtttccatcacttggcaTTGTCATATCTATTACCTGTTACCATTACCATATGTATTACTTCaattttctgcatcttatcaactatgtctggttggtttgcCATTAATTGCCTgactgtctggatctggaggtcccacaggaaTTTGTGTTCCACTGCTCTCTGTGGCTTCTTCCATTTTGTCTAAGGATTCCCAGCTCATAtgccttgcatatgtttctGATTGTGACTCCTCTCACTTGGttacattttattgtatgtTGTCCCTGCTTGCAGGATTAGACATATGCAATGGATTTATGGCCTGGggccaattaaaaaaaaaaacacacggGGCAAGTTGTTTCTCAAAACGTAAGGATTTCATGGGTTTTAGAACATAAATACTAGCATAGCTAAATTTTATGCTGTTTATTAATAACTTAACTAGTTAGCTAGAATAGTAACAACCTCATCATAAACGTAACTGCATGATTGAGTGAGTGTCATGTTTAGACTCTAGTTTAACTATTAAACCACATAGAATGCGGTTTAAGTAATATCATTAATATCATTTAAGGAATATAGCACAAGAGACCCTATCATTGTCGGCAGGATGCCAAACAAATTGatgatttagttttttttttctcgatGACTACAATAATGCATTTCTCATAGGGCTAAATGGCGGGGCAGTGGAACTCTGACTCTGCCAGTTGggggaaaatgttttgtatgatAGCATCTTGCGGTTTCTAGGTGCTTTttaggtgctggattgtcttaAACTTCTTTTGTCACATTGGAGCTTGTGAGATGTGGTCCATCCCTGATTTGATTTACCTGGTCAGTGCTTGTTCTTATATGCCATGACTGGGACGCTGGGACATGTCCTGTGTACGCTGTTGCACATTATGTAGCATTTACTTAACCATATTCTTCAATTCCTTATGCCATTTCAACAGGCCTTTTACCATATTTGGAAATGTAATGTATATTGCTTGACCTTGTTACTTTTGTTATTACAATTGAAGTGGTCAATTTGTTCCATTTTTCCCAATATGCAGATCTGTGATGGCAAAGCGGATTGCAGAGAAGGAGCTGACTGACAGAAACTGGGATCAggaagatgaaggagaagaGGTAAGATTTCCTTAATGAAACTGGGAATCATGGaacaaatgcaacatatttagGATTTTTTAATATTGACAGCTGGGCTCACTTAATCGCATATTCCTGGACAGGCTTATTGTCACCAATCCTCACAGCCAATTCAGCACTATGTTCTCACTTGGTGCAAGAAGATTTGTCTGCAGAAGAATGTGTGTTCACAAAATGCCACAAATGGCCAAAGATTTGGTTTAGAATAGTCACAtaccattttttattattattttaaaaatacagtttgtCATTTTGGATGTAGAAATGCAGTGGGAACAATTGTTTGTGGACTTGCTTCATAGTTGGACTGAATTGTTACAAACACTGAGGTTCTGTCTAATCAAAACTGGTTCTGTGCTGACGTAACATGTTCTTAATAAACTAaaatagtaacagtaatagAATTAAAATTATAGCAATGAGCATTAATGCTAATAggcataaaattattttctgatcatttcaaataaaggaaaaaacatgCATAGTTCTAAAACATGTcagattattgtttttgttatcattttatattttaggcaTTTGGAAGATGCTCTcatccaaagagacttacatGTGtaactgtcatactgataaatatgtgcTCTCTGGGAATTAAACCCATGACCTTTCCAGTACCTAGTGTTACTAGCACCATACTCAACATGCTCTATCTGCTTTTCAGATGTACTGACTGCATTCAGTTTCAGGCAGTATGTTTAAGAAATTGTTTGTAACGCgttgtttatttgaaatttgATAACTGTAAAAGTGTGTTTTATGGTGACCATTGTGCTAGTAATGTCATCAGATTAGTATGAGTGTGTGGTCCACACTAATGGTTAATAATAGTTGTAACTTTAACTAGCCTAACACAATGCTGTTAAGGTTGTGTATTAACCCTACttattattttctctgtttttatatcttttaaaaaatgggagaaaataaTAAGTAGGGTTAATACACAACCTTAACACCATTGCGCTGCCCCATATAAAATAAGTATGCTTTGTCTGAACATTTTGGTTCCCTGTTCACTGATAGCTAAGTAGCTATTAAGTGGTAGGTTGTGTTGTACTGTTACAAAGGTGTAATGCATAAAATGGGTCACATTTGGAGTATTGCTCTTTGCATTTGTTTGACCATTATTAAAACTGAAAGGCTGCCATTTTATGTgcaattttctttcttctggatATGAAAGTTTAGCTCAGATGTGTTCCAGTTGGTGCAAAAATCCCATTTGTCATTCTGAAGTGTTTTTGCTACCATCATTTTTGTGTTAGTTTGGCTTTCCAACTCTTCAGCAATTAAGACCTTTTGATTTAGCCAAATGTAACATTTAGTTATGATTTTTTTGGTTTCTACAGGCAGGGACGTTTTCAGTTGCAAGTGAGGATGTGATGAAAAACCGGGCCATCAAGAAAGCCAAGCGCCGAAACATTGGCACGGAGGTAACTGAAAGGTTCCAGAAATCACTGCTTGTCAGTGTGAATATACATTAGGCATGAGGCAGGATATCATAAATGTAATGACGCATCAGGAAAATTGATTGGTATTGTGCATCACAAAATAAGATTGCTTCAAAACTGAGATGAAACCTATGACGGCATCAGTCTGTTCATACTTTGCCCgcttattttccatttatttcctgtttattatttaaaaattctgCTAAAGATTGCCTCATAAAGTGAGTACATTGAGTACTAATGGCATGTCCAATAGAATCCACTTCTCTGGAAGCAAAACATTAttctttatatttcataattgttgtgctgtttgtgtttgtttgctttcctCATTAGAAAAAGGTGAAAAGTGCCTGGAATATTTTGTCTCAGAATCTATATATTATGGAGCCTGTACGTGTGTTGCATTTGGGGCTCAGTTTATGATATTACTGCTATAACATTCGGTACTTGAGACTGCAGTGTAAATTATAGATGAGTTTGCTCCATTTTCTACAGGGAGAGTGTGGAGGAGCTTTTAAAGGCTTTAAGGGTTTCTCTCTGACCTCGTCAGCTCCGGCAGGCGGGGGAGCCTTTGCCAGCTTTGGGAATGGCACAGGCTTCAAAGCCCTCTCTGGTCTGACCAATGGCAGTGTGGCTTCTGTCACCCCGTCTTTTGGAGGTTTTAACTCCCCTGCCAACACCAAGGCCAACACTGGTGAGCCAATaagtgtggtgtgggtgggtgtgggggtgtgggggtgtgggtgggtgggttaaAAAACATGCCCTTGAGATGAGGATAAGAAATGGATAATAATTAAttcttaattatttatattatcaaataattgtaattcataagtttaattttttataaatttgttttgcttgtttttagtTAATTtgcaatataaaacaaataattaagaCCAGATTTGAACATTATATTGGATATGGATGGCTGTATCATAATAGCTTTTCCTGAAATGGCATGAACACCTCCCTTTGTTGAGGGAAGAGCTCTAGCAATTAAGGCTAATGTAGGTGATCAGCAGTCAGTGAATGTGCCAGACTGCTGTGGAGCTCAGCTGAGTGGGCCACAGTGGCCCAGATAAAAAGAGCTGCAGTGCCTTTCTCTGGCTGAAGAGTTAGCGTGACACACCCAGCAGGGAAAGGGAGGGTGAAGAGCAGCTTAGGCTGCACGCACTCCTACCAGCCATGCTGCCTCCCCCCTTCCCCATTCCCCTGCTGCGGTGGAGGCGTTTAGAACATCACTGCTATTCACTGCAGTCAAGGTCCTCctctttttccccctcccccctctttTCCCCTCAGGCTCCCTGTCATTCAATGGCCCCGCCTCCTCCAAGCccacagacagcactgacaTCACGTCCAATGGCTCCACCCCCAACCTGGCCGCAAGCTCTGGCGGCAGCGGCGGCAGtggcagtagcagcagcagcaaggAGTACAACCGGCAGCTCACGGCTCTCAACTGCTCCGTGCGCGACTGGATCACCAAGCATGTCAACGACAACCCTTTGTGCGACCTCAACCCCATCTTCCGTGACTATGAGCGGCACCTGGCCAGCATCGAGCAGAAGTACGGCAGCGGTTCGGCAGCAGCTACAGGCCAGGTGGACACCGGCGCCAAGCAGGACACTGGAGGAGAGGCACAGCCCCAGCTCCAGTCAGGCAGCACCACGGCAACCCCGTCCTTTCCCAGTGGTGCCGGCGTGATGGAAGCCACGGCCGGAGGCAGCACCGCCTCTGCTTTGTTCTCTTTCACCAAGGACAAGGACAACCCTGCCCCAGAGAAGAGCTCAGCTCCTGCCTCTGCTCCACCTCCCGCTGGGGTTACCTTTAACTTCGGGCAGAAGCTGGACAGCTCCGTGCTGGGCTCCCTCACGTCCGGAGGGGCTTCCGGCTTCTcgttttcctcctcttcctcctcctcttcctccatgtcCCTGTTTGGAGGCACGGCTGGCACAGGCACTCCCGCAGCTGCCTTCTCTTTTACCGCAGCCAAGACGGAGGCAAGCGGCAGCAGCCAGACGGCAGGTACACTCGTAGCTAAATTGGCTCCTTTAGTGCTGGCTATAACTATACAACTGTGAGTTTTgggaattttaaatgttttgagctTTACAGACAAGGCTAGGATGAATGCCTTATTTTAAGTACAATTTTACTATAGAGAGACTTATTGTAGACATTTAACTTTATTAAGGTTCTTTCATTAAATCAGTATGGTGTATTGCAGCAGGCTGGGCAATGctagttttttgctttttaatttgtttatatatttgtttgattGCATGACCCCtgttaacatttaaaataatttttagggTGTGACATTTGTTACAACAcaatgctttgtgttttttgcttatGTTCAGGGATAATCAAAATATAATATCTAGGCATAAAATAATAgttgaattaaaaataatagttatttaaaaatgcGGTTTTGATGGGAAATTGAGCCCCTCATTTCATACAAGAAAGGCTTTCATGAGCtgtcatatttttatatatatatatatatatatataaataatataatataatagtgtgcgtgtatatataatgtgtgtgtgtgtatgtatgtgtgattgatatatatatatatatatatatatatatatatatatatatatatatatatatatatatatatatatatatatatatatatacacacacacacacacacacacgtgtgtatattatataatgcatttgtgtgtgtgtgagtgacagcagATCCTTTTAAGCATGCAGTACAggttattttaaattatgttcCCATAATTATATTGGCTGTATTTAAAACTAGGCTTTCCAAATGATTAACCAATTTGCCATGCTGTGAAAAAATTGCTTAAAAGGTTCTAATCCTTCCGTAGTGTATGTC
Encoded here:
- the nup50 gene encoding nuclear pore complex protein Nup50 isoform X1; translation: MDVTTLLRYCFRSVMAKRIAEKELTDRNWDQEDEGEEAGTFSVASEDVMKNRAIKKAKRRNIGTEGECGGAFKGFKGFSLTSSAPAGGGAFASFGNGTGFKALSGLTNGSVASVTPSFGGFNSPANTKANTGSLSFNGPASSKPTDSTDITSNGSTPNLAASSGGSGGSGSSSSSKEYNRQLTALNCSVRDWITKHVNDNPLCDLNPIFRDYERHLASIEQKYGSGSAAATGQVDTGAKQDTGGEAQPQLQSGSTTATPSFPSGAGVMEATAGGSTASALFSFTKDKDNPAPEKSSAPASAPPPAGVTFNFGQKLDSSVLGSLTSGGASGFSFSSSSSSSSSMSLFGGTAGTGTPAAAFSFTAAKTEASGSSQTADENGADEESDEPPVPVVKEIKEKDAFYSKKCKLFYKKDGEFKEKGVGTLHLKLVSEGKLQLLVRADTNLGNILLNIMVPSSMPCTRTGKNNVMVVCVPNPPVDDKNPTTPVPMLIRVKTAEDADELHKILQEKKAWGC
- the nup50 gene encoding nuclear pore complex protein Nup50 isoform X2 codes for the protein MAKRIAEKELTDRNWDQEDEGEEAGTFSVASEDVMKNRAIKKAKRRNIGTEGECGGAFKGFKGFSLTSSAPAGGGAFASFGNGTGFKALSGLTNGSVASVTPSFGGFNSPANTKANTGSLSFNGPASSKPTDSTDITSNGSTPNLAASSGGSGGSGSSSSSKEYNRQLTALNCSVRDWITKHVNDNPLCDLNPIFRDYERHLASIEQKYGSGSAAATGQVDTGAKQDTGGEAQPQLQSGSTTATPSFPSGAGVMEATAGGSTASALFSFTKDKDNPAPEKSSAPASAPPPAGVTFNFGQKLDSSVLGSLTSGGASGFSFSSSSSSSSSMSLFGGTAGTGTPAAAFSFTAAKTEASGSSQTADENGADEESDEPPVPVVKEIKEKDAFYSKKCKLFYKKDGEFKEKGVGTLHLKLVSEGKLQLLVRADTNLGNILLNIMVPSSMPCTRTGKNNVMVVCVPNPPVDDKNPTTPVPMLIRVKTAEDADELHKILQEKKAWGC